The Stenotrophomonas indicatrix DNA segment CCTGATCCTGGCGGCGGCGGTATTCCATGCCAACGGCCGCTTCGACGTGGAAGACATCGAGCAGGCGCACCAGTTGCTGGCACCGATGCTGGGCGTAGGCCTGGCCTCGACATTGTTCGCCGTGGCGCTGCTTGCTTCCGGCCTGAACTCCACCGTGACGGCGACATTGGCCGGGCAGATCGTGATGGAAGGGTTCCTGCGCCTGCGCCTGCCGCCGTGGCTGCGGCGGCTGATCACCCGCGCGCTGGCCATCATCCCGGTGGTGGTGGTGATCATGCTGTTCGGCGACCAGGGCGCGGTGAAGCTGCTGGTGCTGAGCCAGGTGGTGCTGTCGATGCAGCTGCCGTTCGCGATCATTCCGCTGGTACGCATCGTGACCGACAAGATGACGATGGGCGCGCTGGTGGCGCCGCGCTGGCTGGGCAGCATCGCCTGGGTGATCGCACTGGTGATCGTGGTGCTGAACGTGAAGCTGCTGGTGGATACGTTCGCCGGGGCGTAAACCGCAGCCCCGGGGTCGGACCCCTAGCCACAGGCAAGGGCTCTGACCCCAGTAGATCCACGCCATGCGTGGATGCCTTTGTAGAGTCGAGCCATGCTCGACTCATCGCTTACCGCGCAAACGGCAGCCGAGCAAGGGCTCGGCTCTACAGTGAATTGCATGCCGTGGGTCGCTGCCCCACTAGATCCACGCCACGCGTGGATGCCATTGTGGTCCCACGGAAACCTCGAGCAACAGCAGAGCTCGTGTCGTCTTCAGCCTACCGCGAAAGAGGCATCCCGGTTAACTTGCCTCGGGTGAAACACCCCAAGACAAACACTTGGCAAGGGCAACTGTGTGAACTGCATTGAAGAACTGATCGGCATGATCCGATTCAACTCCAGCCATGCGATCAGATTACCTGCCGCCGCACTTCCCGCACTTGAGGGGCCGCTGGCGTACCCGGCAGATATGCAGCACTTCTATCGCGAGTGCGGCGGCGCCCTCCTGTACGCAAATGACCCACAATCCATTTCGTACAACCTGTTGCCGCCCGAAGATATTCGTCAAGCCAATGAAGTCATCGTTGGTGAGCGATGCGAGGATGACCTGTCTGCAACGTGGCATGTCGTTGCCAGGAGCGATAATGGCGACTACATTTCCATCGATCTCTCCCTGCAACAGCCAGGGCGCTGCTACGACAGCAACCACGAGATCCACGGAGTGGCTGGCAGCTGCCCCGTCATCGCCGGCAGCTTCACCGAGCTGATAGGCAACCTTCTCTCCTGCGGCGGGGGCCAGCCCTACTGGGCTGCACTGGACTGCAGGGATGCCTACGATACCGACGCCTGCGCGTAATCCGGAACCCTGGGGTCAGAGCCATGCGTCGTTGCGGGGTCAGA contains these protein-coding regions:
- a CDS encoding SMI1/KNR4 family protein, with translation MNCIEELIGMIRFNSSHAIRLPAAALPALEGPLAYPADMQHFYRECGGALLYANDPQSISYNLLPPEDIRQANEVIVGERCEDDLSATWHVVARSDNGDYISIDLSLQQPGRCYDSNHEIHGVAGSCPVIAGSFTELIGNLLSCGGGQPYWAALDCRDAYDTDACA